The following is a genomic window from Spirosoma agri.
CACGTTGGCAAGGCGGACAACACCGCCGAAGCCGATTTTGACCGAATCTTTCGCATCAATGTCAAAGGTGTCTACAACTGTTTATACGCAGCCATTCCGCATTTCAAAGCCAATGGCGGAGGGGTAATTCTGAACATGGCATCGGTAGCCGCATCGGTCGGCATTCCTGACCGGTTCGCTTATTCGATGAGCAAAGGTGCCGTGCTAACGATGACGCTATCGGTGGCGAAAGATTACCTGAGCGACAACATTCGGTGTAATTGTATCTCGCCCGCACGGGTGCATACGCCTTTCGTCGATGGATTTCTGGCAAAAAGTTATCCTGGTCAGGAAGCTGAAATGTTTGAAAAACTCTCGAAAACGCAGCCCATTGGCCGCATGGCCCAACCGAAAGAAGTGGGAGCGCTGGCCTTATACCTCTGTTCCGACGAAGCGGGTTTCATCACCGGCACCGACTATCCGCTGGACGGCGGCTTTATTCGACTGAATAATTAAGTCTGCTTTGGTCTTGACCACCGGCGGTTGGCGCGGTTGCTGTCAATCAGACAGCAACTGCGCCAACCGCTGTGTCGCTAACCAGCTTCCTATTTGCCGATAGCTACTGTCTGCTCGGGAACGTTCCAGCCTTCTACAGATACCAGTGGCGCATTAGGCGTCGGTGTGTAGTCGATAATTACCGTTTTCTGCTCACCGGGCAGCACCGATACATAGTTGTCGCTGTAGAAGACGGGCAATAGCCGCTTTTTCGTTTGTGGATCAAGCAGCGACAGCCGGTTGAAAAAAGCGACTGGATTGCCCGCCGGATTGGTTAACGTAACTTCTACTTTACCCTTCTCAATGGATCGGGTGGCGATCTTCACCGTTGCTCTTGCCATCTGCTGCAAACCTGAGTAAGTTCCAGTCGCATCGGGGAGCCAGTACAGGTTTTCGCTGATGGGCTTTTTGTTTAGATCGAGCAATCGGAGCGATAGAAAAGCGCCTTTATCTCTGGCTAATGCGCTTAGCGTCCGCCCGATCGGTACGTAAGGACGAACGAGCGTCGGGCCGATTTCGGAAAAGACCTGCGTTAAGGTGCTGTCCTTACCCGCCATATCGTACACCTTGATGACCATCATCATGTCGCGCTGAAAAGTAAACGTGTTGTTGGCCACCATCACCATGCTGTCAACGGGGTTGAACATGATGTGGAGCGGTTCACTACCATTGTGTAGACCGTACAGACAAGCATTTGGATCGAGGTAATAATCATACATCTGGCCCCGTAGTGCCGTCCACGGATTTTGCGTTTTCCAGATAATGGTGCCCGTGTACCAATCCCACATGTGCGAAGTAAAGCCTTCCATTAACGCCCGGTACTGGTCGTAATTGACCAGTTGGGCTTTTTTGCCGAAATCGCGGGCGTCGGTAGGCTCACCGTAGGGCGCAATAGCGCCGTCGTAGCCGATGTACTTGTGGTAATCCCACACCGAATCGACTTTGGCCCGTTTGGTTTCTTTCGAATACAGCGGGGTCACCCTGTTTTCGGTCGGCATAAATCGTTCCAGCGACTCGTAATCGCCAACGCCAACCGAACCGACTTCGGAGTTAAACGGCCAGGTTCGGTATTCCCAGAACTTTCGAACGGGCTGAATACCGTACGGTCCATCGCCGTTGCCGCCCAGAAAGTTGAACGACATATCATCCGAGTTGGAGTAATCGATAAACCAGCGGGTGCCGTCGAGCTGCGGCAGAATCGAGTCACGGAGGGATGTCATAATGTCCTGCGGCAGTGTGATCTCATTACCCCCGCACCACATGGCCAGTGACGCGTGGTTCCGAATCATTTTGATCTGGTCGCTGGCCGAAGTCAGGAACAGCGCATGGTCGTCGGGGTACTGCCGGCGCGTCCACTGATCGTCTTTCTTCATCGGATCAACCCAGCGGCCATTGCAGTCACCCGAGCCCCAAAAGTCCTGCATCACCAGCAGCCCATATTTATCGCAGGCCTGATAAAATTCGGGCCGTTCCGACAGCGCCCCGCCCCAGATCCGAACCAGGTTGAGGTTCATGTCGCGGTGAAACCGGACTTCGGCGTCGTAGCGTTCGGGTGAGAAGCGAAGCATGGCATCCGAAATGATCCAGTTGCCGCCTTTGATGAATACTTTCTGTCCATTTACCGAAATCTGGCGACTGCGGGTGGTCGTGTTCCAGTCGGTCTGGATTTCCCGAACACCAACGTTCAATTGCTCAATGTCTGAAATTGCTCCGTTAGCCGCCTTAAACTGGATCGTCATCGGGTATACATGTTGCTGACCATAGCCGTTGGGCCACCAGAGTTTCGGATTTGTCAGGGTCAGGGCGGGCAAATCGACGGTTGTTGTACTGCGTGCGTTCAGGGTTACCGTTTTCGTGAGCGTATGACCGTCCAGCGTGTAGGTCAGCGTGCCGGTTTGGTGAGTAGCCGTTGGGTTTTCCAGTTCTGCCGACACCCGAACGGTGGCCGGTTGCTGCGGCCCACTGGGTTGACGCTTCCCCGGAACCAGCGTTACGACGTGCGGATTCTTCACCTGAACCGCGCCCGTTTTTTCGATTGTCACTTTGTCCCAAATACCCGTGTTCCGGTCGCGAATGGGTTGAATCCAGTCCCACCCGGCTACGTACTGGTGCGAAACCGTGCGGGCAATCGTCCCATCGCCCCCCTGACCACCATTGGGATTGCCAACCGGATCGGGTGGGTAAACGATGACTGCCAACCGGTTGGTGCCCTTGCTGGCCAGTAAGGAGGTGATGTTGAATGATTTCCGCAGAAACATACCGGTATAAGGCTTATCGTTCAGTTTTCGGCCGTTCAGGAAAACGTCGCAACTGTAATTGATCCCCCGAAAGTTGAGCCAGACCTGTTCCCCAGCGTCTGCTTTCTCGGCAAACTCCTTGACGAACCAGTACGTATAATAATCCCGGCCAATGTGGTAAATATCCGGGATGAGCTTATTGTTCATGCCATAGAACGGGTCCGGCACTTGCTTGTTCGCGAGCATGGTCGTCAGCACCGTACCCGGAACGACCGCCGGTTGCCAGCCAGTCAGCGAATACGAAGGACTGGAAATGACGGTTCCCGCGTCTTTCACACGGGCAATTGGCTGACACTGCCAGCCTGAATTCAACTCATACGTTGTTTGGGCTACTGACAGAACGGGCAGGCACAGTAGCGTGAGAAAAAATCGAAAAAGCATGGGGTATTACTTTTATATGTAGAGACGCATGCAAATGCGTCTTCTAACCGGATGGCTTTACTACTAAACAATTGCTGACGCACAGGAGACGCAGGGGATTGCCGCACCGGCGGTGATGCGGCATTCCGACCGGTCTCTACAATGTCAATAAATGGACCTGGGGCGGTCCTGAGCGGCAACGCCCCAGGTTGGGCTAGGTTGGCTACTCATTTCGATGGTGAGCATACCGCCGGCCTGAATCGTCTGGTGCAACAGGTACGACTGTGTGTACGGCTTGCCGTTGAGCAGCACCCGGCTGATGTACCGGTTTGCCTTGCTGTTGTTAACCACATTGATCCGGAACGTTTTTCCGTTGCCGAGGTTCAGGGTTACGTCATCGAAGACGGGGCTGCCGAAGACATAAGCACCATTTGCCGGATTGACGGGATAGAAGCCCAGGGCCGAAAACACGTACCAGGCCGACATCTGCCCGACGTCTTCGTTCCCGCACAGACCATCGGGTCTGGGCGCGTATAAACTATCCAGGATGTAGCGTACTTTGTCGGCGGTTTTCCAGGGCTGCCCCACGTAGGCATAGAGGTAGGTGATGTGATGGCTCGGCTCGTTACCATGCGCGTATTGCCCGATCAGCCCGGTAATGTCGCCGGAGGCTTCGCTACCCATATCCCCCTGCACCACAAATAGCGAGTCGAGTTTTTTAGTAAACGCCTGTTCGCCACCGAGTAAGGTCATGAGCCCTTCGACATCCTGCGGCACCAGCCAGGTGTACTGCCAGGCGTTTCCTTCGGCGAAGTCATCTTTCATATGGCGTGATACTACGGGGCTGAACGGTGTCCGGCGGGCATTGTCGGAAAGGCGTCCCCGCATAAACCGGGTTTCGGGATCGAAGTAGTATTGATACGCTTTGGCCCGTTTGCTGAAATAGGCATAATCATCGGTTTTACCCATTTTTTTGGCGACCTGCGCGATGGCCCAGTCGTCAATGGCGTATTCCAGTCCCTGCGCCACACTTTCTACCAGACTATCGCCCGGAATGTAGCCCTGCGCTTTCACGAACTTTAATCCTCGTTCGTCGCGCATAGCGCTGGCTTTCATCGCATCAAAGGCCAGCTTAGCGTCGAAACCGGTGAAGCCTTTCAGGTACGCATCGGCAATAACCGGGATGGCACTGTTGCCGGGCATGGTGTTGGTTTCGTTCCCGACCAGATGCCAGATGGGAAGTTTGCCCTGCTGCTGGTAAATGGCGAGCATGGAATTCACCATATCATTAACGCGCCGGGGCTGAAGCAAGGTAAGCAACGGATGGGCCGCCCGGTAGGTGTCCCACAACGAAAAGGTCGTCAGGTTCGTAAAGGGCGCGTTTTTGTATAGGTTTTTGTCTGTTCCGAGGTAGTCGCCGTTATGGTCATTGAACGTGGACGGCGCAATCATGGTGTGGTATAGGGCCGTGTAAAACGTAGTCAGCCGGGCTTTGTCGGCCGTTTTGACGATCACCTTAGCCAATTCGGCGTTCCAGGCCGCATCGGCAGCCATGGCGATTTGATCAAAATTCCAGTGCGGTACTTCGGCCCGAATATTGGCTAACGCATTCTCGGAACTGACCGGCGAGATGCCTACTTTGATGGCTACAGTTTCGCCCGACCGCGTTGAGAAACTAACGACGCCTTTCGCTCGGGTAGCCGTTACTGTAGAACCCATTACGGACGTCTGATCGTCGTAGAGGTTTAGCTTCCGGATTGGTTTGGCAAAAACGACGGCGAAATAAAGCCGTTGATCCCGTGCCCAGCCTTTCGAATAGCGGTAACCGACGAGCGTTGTATCATTGAGCTGTTCCAGGTGCGATTGTGTGGTAACGTCGCCCCCGAGCCCTTCCTTCAGGTCGATCAGGATATGCGCATCGGCTGCCTGGGGGAAGGTGTACCGATGCACGCCAACCCGTTGCGTAGCGGTCAGCTCGGCCTTGATAGTATACCGTTGCAGGTTGACGGAATAATATCCCGGCCTGGCTTTTTCATCGGCGTGAGAAAAACGGGATGCGTAGCCGCTCCGACTGTCTTTCGACGTTCCTTTAGTCAGTTGTACCGGCCCGGTTGTGGGCATGATAAGCACATCACCCAAATCACCAATGCCCGTACCGCTAAGGTGCGTATGGGCAAATCCGATGATCAGCGAGTCGGAATAATGATAGCCCGAACACCAGTCCCAACCCTGCGACATCTGGCTGGGACCTAACTGAACAGCACCAAATGGTACATTAGCCCCCATGAATACGTGGCCGTGAAAGCCCGTACCCACAAACGGATCTACATAACGGGTCAATGAATTGGAAACGGCGGGCGATTTTTTGGATTGACCGAGAGCAAGCGTAGCAGTAGCAATCAGGAGAAACGTCACGAAGCGACGAAGCGGAAAATCATTCATTCCAATAGAAAAAGTAAGAGGCATTGTGCCGTTAGTGGCAATCGGACAGAAACCCACGACGACTTCCACCAGTAAAGATAATACCCCCGGCCAGTTGCAGGAACTAGCCGGGGGTATTCCTATAAAAGATGCCATTAATTGCCCGTTTTCAGCAATTTTATTGTGCGTTCTTCCTGATTCTCGTAACGAATGTGCAGCAAATAGATACCCGGCGATAGTTGGTCGCCAAAGGTGATTGTCTGGCCTGCTTTGGTCGATCCGAGCCGTAACTGCTCGCGTCCTGTCTGATTCGCAACGCTCATGGAATGGATATCCCGGTCAGCAACGAACGTAAACTGGTCATTGGTTGGATTGGGAAATACTGGGTTATTGGCTACATCGTCAGCGCCGGCCCGCGCACCCGTCGAACAAACCGAAACCGGTTTGCAATACTGGCTGTACCAGGGCGCTACGGAATAATTGATGCCCACGCAGACCTGACCACCCGTGAAGCTCGGCCCGAACGTATAAGACGCTTTTCCGGCCTGCGTGGCGCTGATACTTTGCGACGAACCCATAAACCACCACGAGAACTGCGTCGCGTTGGGTAAGTTGCGGGCATTCACTTCATATACACGCACGTCGTTAGGGCGTGCGCAGTCAGCACCGATCAAATCCGCCCCGGGGTTAGGCGTCGTTGCCGTTGGGTTGCTCACCTGAATGGTTACGCTGGCCGAGGTGGTCGTAGCCCCCAGATTATCCGTTGCCCTGGCCAGAAGCGTGTACGTACCGGTGCTGACGCCAGTCCAGGAAAATTGGTATGGAGCCGTCGTGCTTTCGCCCAATTTCGTAGTTCCGCTATAAAACTCAACCTTTGCGACACTGCCATCGGTATCGTTGGCCGTGGCCGAAATAGCTATGGTGGCGGGAGCCGTGAAGGTCGCGCTGGTAGCCGGTGCCGTTAGCGATACGGTTGGTGCCTGATTGGTAGGTGTGGGGTTGCTAACCTGAATGCTGATCGTTCCCGACGTGGTTGTTGCGCCCGCGTTGTCGGTCGCTTTCGCGGTCAGTGCATACGTACCCGCGCCAACGTTAGTCCAGTTGAGTTGGTAGGGTGAACTGGTGCGTTCCCCTAGCTTGGTCGAACCGTTGTAGAATTCGACCTTCTCGATAGAACCGTCGGCGTCACTGGCCGAAGCAGCCAGCGTAACGGTTGCCGGAGCCGTGTATGTGGCATTCGTTGTTGGTGATGTCAAGGATACGCTCGGTGATTGGTTCGTCGGTGTAGTTAGCGTTCCTGGGCAAACGGTTACGGTTTTGCAATATTGGCTGTACCAGGGCGCTGCGGAATAGTTGATGCCTACGCAGACCTGACCACCTGTGAAGCTGGCGCCGAAATCAATGCTCGCCTTACCTGCCTGAACGGTCGTAATGCTTTTTGTGGAGCCGGTACACCACCACGAAAAGCTGGTGGCGTTGCCCAGTTTATTTGCGTTGACATTGAAGAGCTGAACCGCATTTGGATAGACGCAATTTGGTCCGATCAGATCTGCCGTTGGGTCCGGGTCGCCCTGGTTGTAAACGAGTACTGTCACTGCGCCGGAAGTGGTGACGGCTCCCTGATTATCCGTCGCCCTGGCCGTGAGCGTATACGTTCCGGCGGTCATGCCCGACCAGGTAAACGCGTAAGGAGCGGTGGCATCTTCGCCTAGCTTGGTGGAACCGTTGTAAAAGTCAACCTTCGATATATTTCCATCGTTGTCGGCTGCATTCGCGGCAATAGTAACCGTTGCTGGTAGTGGAAAGGATGCATTGTTGGCCGGTGAGGTCAGACTAACAATCGGAGCCTGATTAGGAGCCGGTGCCGCCGTGACCTGCACTACCGACGACGTTAAATTACCGCTGCTGATCAGTGCTTTGGCCGTTAATGAATAGGTGCCCTGTGCCAGGCTGGCTATCGTCCAGGAGTAGGGAGCG
Proteins encoded in this region:
- a CDS encoding GH92 family glycosyl hydrolase, which encodes MNDFPLRRFVTFLLIATATLALGQSKKSPAVSNSLTRYVDPFVGTGFHGHVFMGANVPFGAVQLGPSQMSQGWDWCSGYHYSDSLIIGFAHTHLSGTGIGDLGDVLIMPTTGPVQLTKGTSKDSRSGYASRFSHADEKARPGYYSVNLQRYTIKAELTATQRVGVHRYTFPQAADAHILIDLKEGLGGDVTTQSHLEQLNDTTLVGYRYSKGWARDQRLYFAVVFAKPIRKLNLYDDQTSVMGSTVTATRAKGVVSFSTRSGETVAIKVGISPVSSENALANIRAEVPHWNFDQIAMAADAAWNAELAKVIVKTADKARLTTFYTALYHTMIAPSTFNDHNGDYLGTDKNLYKNAPFTNLTTFSLWDTYRAAHPLLTLLQPRRVNDMVNSMLAIYQQQGKLPIWHLVGNETNTMPGNSAIPVIADAYLKGFTGFDAKLAFDAMKASAMRDERGLKFVKAQGYIPGDSLVESVAQGLEYAIDDWAIAQVAKKMGKTDDYAYFSKRAKAYQYYFDPETRFMRGRLSDNARRTPFSPVVSRHMKDDFAEGNAWQYTWLVPQDVEGLMTLLGGEQAFTKKLDSLFVVQGDMGSEASGDITGLIGQYAHGNEPSHHITYLYAYVGQPWKTADKVRYILDSLYAPRPDGLCGNEDVGQMSAWYVFSALGFYPVNPANGAYVFGSPVFDDVTLNLGNGKTFRINVVNNSKANRYISRVLLNGKPYTQSYLLHQTIQAGGMLTIEMSSQPSPTWGVAAQDRPRSIY
- a CDS encoding SDR family NAD(P)-dependent oxidoreductase; the protein is MFSLTNKTALVTGGASGIGLAISQAFAEAGATVHILEINEELARQVADGINASGGRAEAHGVDVSDQAQVVDLIGQIAAQGPIHILVNNAGVAHVGKADNTAEADFDRIFRINVKGVYNCLYAAIPHFKANGGGVILNMASVAASVGIPDRFAYSMSKGAVLTMTLSVAKDYLSDNIRCNCISPARVHTPFVDGFLAKSYPGQEAEMFEKLSKTQPIGRMAQPKEVGALALYLCSDEAGFITGTDYPLDGGFIRLNN
- a CDS encoding Ig-like domain-containing protein, with the protein product MKIYILFFLSCLFSSLLAIGQSPTPVAANGQLNVVGNQLTNESGKAIQLRGVSTHGLQWFPTCYTQSSVQAVAKDWGADVLRIAMYVDEGGYLSGKEAMRAKVNQIVDWAEQSGIYCIIDWHILNPGDPNVHTADAIEFFNIMSQRNAGKKHVIYEICNEPNGVNWSQIKSYAEQVIPVIRKNAPNAIVLVGTPNWDQRPQDVLSAPLAYTNLLYTVHFYAASHFFQNDVKSVTNQLPLFFSEWGTSTYSGGGNLDFTNGQAWLDLMAGSNPGNQKISWCNWTFSDAGESSAALNAGACNSQQWNNTSPSGTWVKDHILNPADDFGPATPSVAISSPANNTTVAIGTNLVINASVYNASATRVEFYNGTTLIGSDATAPYSWTIASLAQGTYSLTAKALISSGNLTSSVVQVTAAPAPNQAPIVSLTSPANNASFPLPATVTIAANAADNDGNISKVDFYNGSTKLGEDATAPYAFTWSGMTAGTYTLTARATDNQGAVTTSGAVTVLVYNQGDPDPTADLIGPNCVYPNAVQLFNVNANKLGNATSFSWWCTGSTKSITTVQAGKASIDFGASFTGGQVCVGINYSAAPWYSQYCKTVTVCPGTLTTPTNQSPSVSLTSPTTNATYTAPATVTLAASASDADGSIEKVEFYNGSTKLGERTSSPYQLNWTNVGAGTYALTAKATDNAGATTTSGTISIQVSNPTPTNQAPTVSLTAPATSATFTAPATIAISATANDTDGSVAKVEFYSGTTKLGESTTAPYQFSWTGVSTGTYTLLARATDNLGATTTSASVTIQVSNPTATTPNPGADLIGADCARPNDVRVYEVNARNLPNATQFSWWFMGSSQSISATQAGKASYTFGPSFTGGQVCVGINYSVAPWYSQYCKPVSVCSTGARAGADDVANNPVFPNPTNDQFTFVADRDIHSMSVANQTGREQLRLGSTKAGQTITFGDQLSPGIYLLHIRYENQEERTIKLLKTGN
- a CDS encoding glycoside hydrolase family 2 protein, yielding MLFRFFLTLLCLPVLSVAQTTYELNSGWQCQPIARVKDAGTVISSPSYSLTGWQPAVVPGTVLTTMLANKQVPDPFYGMNNKLIPDIYHIGRDYYTYWFVKEFAEKADAGEQVWLNFRGINYSCDVFLNGRKLNDKPYTGMFLRKSFNITSLLASKGTNRLAVIVYPPDPVGNPNGGQGGDGTIARTVSHQYVAGWDWIQPIRDRNTGIWDKVTIEKTGAVQVKNPHVVTLVPGKRQPSGPQQPATVRVSAELENPTATHQTGTLTYTLDGHTLTKTVTLNARSTTTVDLPALTLTNPKLWWPNGYGQQHVYPMTIQFKAANGAISDIEQLNVGVREIQTDWNTTTRSRQISVNGQKVFIKGGNWIISDAMLRFSPERYDAEVRFHRDMNLNLVRIWGGALSERPEFYQACDKYGLLVMQDFWGSGDCNGRWVDPMKKDDQWTRRQYPDDHALFLTSASDQIKMIRNHASLAMWCGGNEITLPQDIMTSLRDSILPQLDGTRWFIDYSNSDDMSFNFLGGNGDGPYGIQPVRKFWEYRTWPFNSEVGSVGVGDYESLERFMPTENRVTPLYSKETKRAKVDSVWDYHKYIGYDGAIAPYGEPTDARDFGKKAQLVNYDQYRALMEGFTSHMWDWYTGTIIWKTQNPWTALRGQMYDYYLDPNACLYGLHNGSEPLHIMFNPVDSMVMVANNTFTFQRDMMMVIKVYDMAGKDSTLTQVFSEIGPTLVRPYVPIGRTLSALARDKGAFLSLRLLDLNKKPISENLYWLPDATGTYSGLQQMARATVKIATRSIEKGKVEVTLTNPAGNPVAFFNRLSLLDPQTKKRLLPVFYSDNYVSVLPGEQKTVIIDYTPTPNAPLVSVEGWNVPEQTVAIGK